In a genomic window of Trichoderma atroviride chromosome 4, complete sequence:
- a CDS encoding uncharacterized protein (TransMembrane:1 (n4-14c19/20o43-65i)): MHPFSTVTLGIFVAGYITARWDLVTRLYELVLFAAEYGVVLRAARGLVVLTVIFITIFVPVALLARGETRLHPREHGTGISAREQLRRRGSF, encoded by the exons ATGCACCCCTTCTCGACCGTGACCctcggcatcttcgtcgcTGGCTACATCACCGCGCGCTGGGACCTGGTTACACGCCTCTATGAGCTGGTCTTATTTGCCGCCGAATACGGAGTTGTT TTGCGTGCAGCCCGCGGCCTGGTGGTCCTGActgtcatcttcatcactaTTTTTGTGCCAGTGGCCCTACTAGCGAGGGGAGAGACGAGGCTT CACCCACGAGAACACGGAACCGGTATCTCTGCGCGAGAACAGCTCAGACGACGAGGCTCCTTCTGA
- a CDS encoding uncharacterized protein (TransMembrane:8 (i250-272o345-364i376-394o406-423i435-455o475-491i512-536o548-567i)) produces MVEHDGLMRVFWPTDIRRSDRAGVVVGWRNSTLDVFVVTILEYVDAHNVEFHLKSGTFFRSGPHSPNRIYDLCGHSSMHVLGVANVASQTEVDPSWVCAKTSANSQYPRIACAKASSVQLILYDRPHPKGMQYISLNPIALALGDKGSFPDDVTSGEDDSAEAKHAAANKENRRKLMEKLKQHSIIKRVPSARDKALPKIVNQVNWSWELEQVLQQNVGRLGPRPKRGLSVSERVVESATTMRNYVLVQLWTLLSVYLFPIVQQAFILVLFFHRVLAEILLIILEFRAKPGYAALKDISATAQQIEIRLQQFCYWPMQYVTLRQRKANWASVTTSHPDYIRFYNSLWLVANDVIIGMAMGSYIIEHKEWVADQIRDLLRVYTVEALQSGISWLMGWPAGLKLNGELAAFLGDLFLWVIDYWSSCIEALSPALPHIIWFVGFSSFAGASMPIAMFSDLLSVLTVHIYSFYLASARIYHWQLTILRSLFHLFRGKKHNVLRNRIDSCDYDLDQLLVGTILFTLLFFLLPTVMVFYLNFAIARMIIISMKAGFDTLLSCLNHFPLFALMLRLKDPSRLPGGIRFELRDTHAYKLSDANDKNFNEPPTSIIYLKCIPLPFRAMFHQYFQLAHRIRKHYLSPRVLLCLITGQFVPPINRKNLYSLQYSMLPAKRATMWEMWRAVNTEIDFPQKKPFQLPNIPQLQNGGKRPAGFGRARSYA; encoded by the exons ATGGTAGAGCATGACGGGTTGATGAGAGTGTTTTGGCCGACGGACATTCGCAGATCCGATCGCGCTGGCGTTGTTGTCGGTTGGAGGAACTCGACACTCGATGTTTTCGTCGTCACTATCCTCGAATACGTTGAT GCGCATAATGTCGAGTTCCACCTCAAGTCCGGCACCTTCTTCCGGAGTGGCCCCCACTCTCCGAACCGCATATACGACCTCTGCGGCCATTCTTCGATGCATGTCCTAGGAGTTGCCAATGTAGCAAGCCAAACCGAGGTTGACCCTTCTTGGGTATGCGCCAAGACCAGCGCCAATAGCCAATATCCTAGGATTGCCTGCGCCAAGGCCTCTAGCGTCCAGCTTATCCTATACGATAGGCCTCACCCAAAGGGCATGCAGTACATATCCCTGAACCCGATTGCGCTGGCTCTTGGAGACAAAGGGTCGTTTCCCGACGATGTGACGAGTGGCGAGGATGATAGTGCAGAGGCTAAGCATGCAGCCGCGAACAAGGAAAATCGACGCAAGTTAATGGAGAAGCTCAAACAGCACAGCATCATAAAGCGAGTACCCTCCGCCAGAGATAAGGCGCTGCCCAAAATCGTCAATCAGGTGAATTGGTCTTGGGAACTGGAGCAAGTCTTACAGCAGAATGTAGGGCGGCTTGGCCCAAGGCCAAAACGAGGCCTGAGCGTCTCTGAGAGGGTAGTAGAGTCTGCTACAACAATGCGGAACTATGTGCTCGTGCAGTTGTGGACTCTGCTTTCCGTATACCTCTTTCCGATTGTGCAGCAGGCCTTCATCCTGGTGCTATTCTTCCATCGAGTACTGGCTGAAATCCTACTCATCATCCTGGAATTCCGAGCCAAGCCGGGGTATGCTGCTCTGAAAGACATATCAGCGACGGCCCAGCAGATTGAGATTCGCCTCCAGCAGTTTTGCTACTGGCCTATGCAATATGTCACTCTCCGCCAGCGCAAGGCCAACTGGGCCAGCGTTACCACCAGTCACCCAGACTATATTCGTTTCTACAACAGCCTATGGCTTGTTGCTAATGATGTGATTATTGGCATGGCAATGGGCTCGTACATTATTGAGCACAAGGAGTGGGTTGCAGACCAAATTCGAGACCTCCTGCGTGTCTACACTGTGGAAGCTCTTCAAAGCGGCATATCGTGGCTGATGGGTTGGCCTGCGGGTCTAAAGCTCAACGGTGAACTGGCTGCCTTTCTTGGCGATTTGTTTCTCTGGGTTATTGATTATTGGTCAA GCTGCATCGAGGCCTTGAGCCCCGCTCTGCCGCATATCATTTGGTTCGTGGGGTTTTCGTCCTTTGCCGGGGCGAGTATGCCAATTGCAATGTTCTCTGACCTTTTGTCGGTCCTTACTGTGCACATCTACTCCTTCTATCTCGCATCTGCACGCATATACCACTGGCAGCTCACCATCCTACGCTCACTGTTCCACTTATTTCGAGGCAAAAAACACAACGTTCTCCGCAACCGTATTGATTCGTGCGATTACGACCTCGATCAGCTACTTGTGGGGACAATTCTCTTCacccttttgttctttcttttgcctACCGTCATGGTCTTCTATCTTAATTTCGCCATTGCTAGAATGATCATTATTTCAATGAAGGCGGGCTTTGATACGCTACTATCATGTTTGAACCACTTCCCCCTGTTTGCCTTAATGTTGAGATTGAAGGATCCGAGTAGATTACCAG GTGGCATTCGTTTTGAACTTCGAGATACCCATGCTTATAAACTTTCCGATGCTAATGATAAAAATTTTAATGAGCCCCCTACCTCTATTATTTACCTCAAG TGTATTCCCCTCCCTTTTCGGGCCATGTTCCATCAATACTTTCAATTGGCCCACCGTATTCGAAAACACTATTTGTCGCCGCGGGTGTTGTTATGTTTAATAACTGGGCAATTTGTTCCTCCAATCAACAGGAAAAATCTGTATAGTCTACAGTACAGCATGTTGCCTGCGAAGAGGGCGACAATGTGGGAGATGTGGCGAGCGGTCAATACGGAAATTGACTTTCCTCAGAAGAAACCGTTTCAGCTGCCCAACATTCCCCAACTACAAAATGGAGGCAAGCGGCCAGCAGGGTTTGGTAGAGCCAGGTCATACGCCTGA